A stretch of Rhinoderma darwinii isolate aRhiDar2 chromosome 4, aRhiDar2.hap1, whole genome shotgun sequence DNA encodes these proteins:
- the LOC142760423 gene encoding speedy protein 1-B-like, producing the protein MIDECRKRRKEHTLQPEERTAFYNLLDDEQIQLFLAKDICLRISDKYLLAMVLVYFKRAGLRTEEYRENFFASLFLANQFEEDEDFRDEIYAWALGSDWEMKTEELHHQRDQLLCRMDFRAWVARTTCDLIMAQDPFHWAWMRNRQIHHSWAIRASRRNKEEFYTRGPWKSALSCARCRNIILHPCMWKVEGNIISRIDTAVDPETPIEVPD; encoded by the exons ATGATAGACGAGTGccggaagaggaggaaggagcataCCCTGCAGCCAGAAGAACGGACTGCTTTCTACAATCTCCTCG atgatgagcagatccagctgtttttggccaaggacatctgtttgaggatttcggacaag TATCTCCTGGCCATGGTCCTCGTGTATTTCAAGAGAGCCGGACTGCGTACCGAGGAATATAGAGAGAATTTCTTTGCATCCCT atttctagcgaaccagttcgaggaggacgaggacttcAGAGACGAGATCTACGCGTGGGCCTTAGGAAGTGACTGGGAAATGAAGACAGAAGAGCTGCATCACCAACGCGACCAGTTGCTCTGCCGGATGGACTTTAGAGCGTGGGTGGCCCGGACCACATGTGATCTG ATCATGGCACAAGACCCTTTCCACTGGGCATGGATGAGAAACAGGCAAATCCATCACAGCTGGGCCATACGTGCGTCAAGGAGAAATAAAGAGGAGTTTTACACCCGAGGCCCATGGAAGAGCGCGCTGTCCTGTGCCCGTTGTAGAAACATCATTTTGCATCCGTGCATGTGGAAAGTGGAAGGAAACATCATTAGCCGGATAGACACAGCAGTGGACCCGGAGACACCGATTGAGGTCCCTGACTAA